The genomic DNA aatcagtgtgtgtgtgtgtgtgtgtgtgtgttcagtgacaCCGTTCAGTGTGAACCGGGTCAACAGGTTTGCTTTTCCGACCTCCAGACCTCCACCCGCGACCCTTCTCcaaaccgaccaatcaggagccgcCTCTCCCAGCTGCCAGAGATACTGCTGCAGAAgaagaatggggggggggtgaggtgtgggggcggggtcagggcCACGCTCATGGCGCTGCGTATGCTGTCGTTGTTTTAGCGGGTGTCAGTTTTGCCGCGGGTTCCGCCGTCGTCGTCATCCACCGGGGTTGGGTTGAAGTCGTGTgacggaggtcagaggtcaaactgaGGTGGCCGTCACCCAGACGACAGCTGATCCGGCACCTCATGAAGGACAGCAGCACGAGCGACACGTGAACTAACACACGCGACACGCAACACggtttatttacacaacaaataaacaacaacaataaacaacaacaacaagcatcACCCGTTCACACCCACGCCCTCTTGTCCTCGCCGCCGTCAGACGACTGACCCGAGTCCCCCCCCGCCGGTTTCCTCCCTCCCAGGGGAAGCGGCCCCCTGGGGCTCAGCGGCGGCCCCCGGGGGGCCACAGGGGGCCTCTGGTGGTTGTGGAGAACAAAGCGAGCCGCTACCGCGGGACCCGCGTCCACCTTGTGTTTACCCTCAGGCGTCGTCTCCTGGGGGGCATGGGGGGGGTTCATGGTGGGAGGAGCCTCAGGCTTCAGGCTGGTTCTCCTTCCATCGCCGTCGTCCATCGTGGTCGCCGTGGTGAAGACGCTGGATTGCTCCCCTTTGCTCATCTCCTCCATCAGCACCTCCTTCTTGCTCCTCCAGGTCAACACCCCCCTCACGGCCCCCACCAGGTCCCCCAGACTCAACAGGACCGACAGCGAGCCCACGCCCAGCGAGAAAACCAGCATCAGAGTCTTCTCCGTCGGCCTGGAGACGTAACACTCCACCCCGGAGGTGCAGGGGGGCTCGTAACACAGGAAGCTCCTCGGAACCGACAGACCGAACAGGAAGAACTGCCCGGCGCCGAAGACCCCCTCCAGGAGGATCCGCAGGGTCACCACCAGGAAGTAGGAGCAGTAAAAGCGGGGAGCGTCCCATTCCCGAGGAGCTTTGCGGAGCGAGAACTCTCCTGAGGAGCTCCCGTAACGGACTCCCCGGAAATGGACGTAGGAGAAAACTTGATGCAGGACGTAGGCGGCGAAGACGGcgtgggggaggaagaggaggaggagctggaggagccaGAGACGGAGGACGGAGACGGGGGAGAAGACGTCGAAGCAGACGGTGGAGCAGCCGGGTTGGAGGGTGTTGCAGACGAATCTCTCCTGCTCGTCGCTGAAGACGGGGAAAGCGGCCAGAAGGAGGACCAGGAGACGCAGGAGGAGCATCAGGAGCCACCAGGTCTTACCTGGAGAACGGAACGGCGCCACCAGGAGGTCAAAAGAAGTCCAACAGGAGCGTTAATAGAAAAAAACCTCCAACTCACCCATGAATGAAACGTTCTGGCTGATGGCGATGAAGAGGACGTCCGTCGCCCCCATCTTCCTCGTCGTTCAGAGCAGATTAAAGTTCAGAACCCGACTCGACGTCcgcccccaccccatccccccccaacccccattCCCTTCCCTGACTCGCCGTCCAATGGCGTCACCTCGCCTGTTTTCCTCCTGAGGAGGCCGCGACCAGTAAAGCTATTCTTACCCGGCTGCCATCAAAGCATTGTTGGGATGTCACCAAGTCGCCTTTACAGCTGGTAACAGACCATAATCTCCTGTTCACCTCCCAGCAACCATCACACGCACCACTGTTGTTATTTATACAGAAATAACGCAGTTATTGTTCAGTTAAGAGAAATTAGAGGAAAaacttgaattaaaaacagAGTCATCAATAgtttatttaaaactttataCTAACTTTATTACTCAAATATTTACTCATccatatacatataaataattaatttttgaatgaatttatttcacatttcaatGTCTTTAGTTCATGCGATCGTTCGCTGCAATGCTCACATGTCCACCAGGTGGCAGCAGAGAGGTCAGGCTGGCGCTGTCGTCAATCTTCTCGGGTCGTTTCGTTATATTTAGGCTGATTAAGAGTTTTTACATTGAGTAAAAACTTTTTGTTACCTTTATTTTTAACCTCTGCgtagaaaaattaataaaaaaaacaattagaaaaaaatcCGTTTGGGCTCATCGGAGCTAAAGTTTGACTGAATATTCTCTTCAGAGCCTTCGGGAGAGGAAAGACtctttatttgttgttatttacagACGGATGTTCGGTTTATTATTAGTTCGTCACGTCTCGTAATTTGTGTTTCAGTCTTTTACCATAAAATCATCGTCATAATCATAAACGTCTACCTGAGTATTAAGAGATTCCTGTGGTAAAaacgtgcaaaaaaaaacacacaaaaaaaacgctTTTATTCTACGATAAAATAAATAGCACTAAGTCATAATAATCACTTAAAATAAACTCTTTGATCCGGATGTTTCTGAACAGGTGATCCAACGACCTGGACgcgtctctctctttttttcacgATTAAGCTGGAAGCCTCTCGGGTTTCTGGAGTTCACGGGTTCACGCTCCGGGTGTGAGGTCAAGGTGAGGTCAGGACAGGATTGCAGGGACCCACCCCGTCCCACACAGGTTGTCCACGCTGGCCGAGCGTTTCCTGGCTGCTTTCCGTACGTCCTTATATCTGTCGTCGCACAACCTGGAAATGGCctgaaaggaggagagaaatCTGACTTCACCGAAGGattaaggaggaggaggaggaggaggaggaggatgaagagcaggagCACCTCCAGCTTCAGGGCCTTGTCTCTGCTGAGCGGCTCCAGGGGGAAGCTGAGGCTGTTGGTCTCCGACAGCGAGCGCAGGTCGAAGTAATACTTGGCGTAGACGCTGGACGGGACGTTGATGTTGaactgcagcagctccaggaaGTGACGCTCCAACTCGTTCCTGATTGGAGGAGAGAAGCTGGTTCagggttggggggttgggggggtgatATGAAAGTGTGGAATCAAACGGAAGCAGGACTCACATGTCCTCCACCGTCATGTCCTTCAGGATCTGGCAGTAGTCCACGTTCCACACGGCCTGGTCGTCCCACACCTTGGAGGCCAGCAGGATGGCGCCCAGAACGATCCGCTTCCAGTTTCCGGGTCGGATGTCGATGTCGGCGTAGGTCAGGAGTCGCTCCAGGTAGACCTGGGTGGAGAACCAGCGGCAGGTCATTTAaacttatttgttttttcaaagaTCAGTGCGGATCGGGGGGCTACCAGCGTGACGATGGCGCATTCAGACGTGAGCTGAGCGGCGCTGAACAGCGtccggatgaagcggtagatcTGCCTCTGCTCCGGGGGGCGCTGGTCGTAGTCCAGAGGAACCTCCGATTTCTGGAGAAGAAGGTGGAGGTAAAGACgcgaaaataaaataaaaagacataatCCAAAATTTAGCAGCTTGGTTAAAGAAAACagcaatgtttgtttgtttgtttgtttgtttgtttacttacTGACAGAGGATGAAGCTTCTCATCAAATATATCGAGCAGCATTCCTCTATCTGTGtccctgacaggaaacacaacagtcaCAGATTATTTTACTACTAAAATGCTTCATAGATATTATTTGATCTCCTCCTATTTAGTtcacgtgtgtcaaactcatggcccgggggccacacGTGGCCCTCTacatcactttatgtggcccacgagagcataaaacgTCAAGAGTGTTTTTGAAGGGTGATTTCCCAATTTTATTGATTATATCTGTGTTTTTATCCTCAttactaaatattaaatatatctgTGATTTGAGATTTAGCGTTAGCACCATTAGCTTTAAAAATGACTGGAATCCCACCTGTTTTTTATGTGGTAGTAAATCGCCAGCGCTACACTGtcaagagagaaagaaaatacacaagTTAACTCCAATAACAGGTAAATAACAGTTAAGTAATGGTTAAAATAAGAGTtcaaattaaagttaaaataagagttaaaataagagattaaataagactttaaataaaagttaaaataagagTTAAATAAGAGTTAAAATAAGAGTTAAATAAGAGTTAAAATATaagttaaaataagttaaaataaaagttaaaataagagttaaaatataagttaaaataagagttaaaataagagattaaataagactttaaataaaagttaaaataagagTTAAATAAGAGTTAAAATAAGAGTAAAATAAGAGTTAAAATATaagttaaaataagttaaaataaaagttaaaataagagttaaaatataagttaaaataagagttaaaataagagattaaataagactttaaataaaagttaaaataagagTTAAATAAGAGTTAAAATAAGAGTTAAATAAGAGTTAAAATATaagttaaaataagttaaaataaaagttaaaataagagTTAAAATATAAGTTAAAATAAGAGTTAAAATAAGCTgctattggttttattttaccattttacGGTGTATTTCAGGTTGGGTTGGCTCACTGTGTTGTCGTCTAAGAAGATGGTGGAACAGGAGCTGTATTTCCGCCTTGACACTGCgagctggaaacacacacacacacacacacacacacacacacacacatatataaatgaCTCCCTGCTGTGAGGCTCATCAGATCGTTGAAATCAGACGAACACCAACAGAATAAAGAATCACTCACATCACTGATGAAGAGGCTTCTCCTTTTATCACGCACTGCAAGGACGGATCAATAGTTTAATTCGGCACAAACCCAGCaggtatcacacacacacacgcacacacacacacacacacacacacacacacacgcacacacacacgcacacacgcacacacacacacacacacacacagtaacatgagacacagacagaacatTGGAGATGATGACAAGAGGCTTCtgcgccaccagggggcgacgcACCGGAGGAAACCTCTGAGCTTCAGAGGAGTTTGGCGGCTACTGCTTTGTTAATGCTAAATgtcagctaacgctaacaggaATGCTAAGCTAACTCACCGTCGTTCTGGGATTTGCTGAGGAAGATGGTGCTGGCTCGCGGGTGGTCCGACGGATTAGGCTCCAGATTCAGCTCTGTCAAAACACAAAGCCTGCGTCAGTCGCTCGAGAGGCAATAAAGGTCAGAAACACACGGTTGCCGGGGCGACCCGATCGCTGCAACCCCTTCAACGCTCCATCGACGGCGAGCGGCGGCGTCAGCTGCTGTGGAAGACGCTCTCGGACACATCCAGGAACGATTCCCGTTTGCGTCCGATGCTAATCTGGATGCTATCCAGATTAACATGCTAATCCAGACTAGCATCGCTTGTACAAACCCACCTAAAAGTGATGCTAACATTTCAGGTGACAAGACAGGAGATGAGGTcaataaaaaacacaagtcAAGCTTTTGATTTATGATGCGCTGAATTCgttgtgtttgtgctgaggTCAGCagaatgatgtcatttcctgtttgtttttaactttctttCATTCCTTCTTACTTTATTTCCCCGTCACCGTGTTGTCAAACACAAAGCCAGTTCAATCCATCTGTAATTACCTAATTAATCACCTATAAATTAATCTGATTGGACCATGCCTTCTAGtattcccagaatgcactgcagCTGCTGTTTACAGGTAGGATTCCCCACCTCAGGTAAACTTTAATCACCTGCAGCGAAACAGGAGAAGCCCGACTAGCTAAGCTGCTGTTCCATAATGAATTAGCATCATGTGGACTGGACTCCTGTCAGAGCGGAAGAACTACACCCTGCTCCTGGCGCCGGGTTCATTGTAACAAAATCTTTATattatgaataaagaaaatcCTGGATGAGCTACTTCAGTTAactcattttaataaaatgcatgCCGCTACACGGAGGAGAAAACCGACCAATCACAATCACAGCTACAGTGAAACTGGAGTCAACCGTACAGCTCCAGTTGTGGGTGGGGCCAGACAACCTGGCTCCTCCCATCACTCTAAATATGGTGTACAGCACGTTCTGATTGGACCACGACCCCGGCgttactgatgatgatgatgatgatgatgatgatgatgatgatgatgatgatgatgatgccccCCTTTAAGTGATTCTACCTACAGAAAAAGAATGCCCC from Antennarius striatus isolate MH-2024 chromosome 18, ASM4005453v1, whole genome shotgun sequence includes the following:
- the LOC137612396 gene encoding gap junction delta-4 protein-like, giving the protein MGATDVLFIAISQNVSFMGKTWWLLMLLLRLLVLLLAAFPVFSDEQERFVCNTLQPGCSTVCFDVFSPVSVLRLWLLQLLLLFLPHAVFAAYVLHQVFSYVHFRGVRYGSSSGEFSLRKAPREWDAPRFYCSYFLVVTLRILLEGVFGAGQFFLFGLSVPRSFLCYEPPCTSGVECYVSRPTEKTLMLVFSLGVGSLSVLLSLGDLVGAVRGVLTWRSKKEVLMEEMSKGEQSSVFTTATTMDDGDGRRTSLKPEAPPTMNPPHAPQETTPEGKHKVDAGPAVAARFVLHNHQRPPVAPRGPPLSPRGPLPLGGRKPAGGDSGQSSDGGEDKRAWV
- the LOC137612129 gene encoding cyclin-Y-like isoform X2, which gives rise to MGGTTSCCVSGSPKPSRNTHSRLESYQQESDLSREDTGGNLQHISDRENVDELNLEPNPSDHPRASTIFLSKSQNDVRDKRRSLFISDLAVSRRKYSSCSTIFLDDNTVSQPNLKYTVKCVALAIYYHIKNRDTDRGMLLDIFDEKLHPLSKSEVPLDYDQRPPEQRQIYRFIRTLFSAAQLTSECAIVTLVYLERLLTYADIDIRPGNWKRIVLGAILLASKVWDDQAVWNVDYCQILKDMTVEDMNELERHFLELLQFNINVPSSVYAKYYFDLRSLSETNSLSFPLEPLSRDKALKLEVLLLFILLLLLLLLLNPSVKSDFSPPFRPFPGCATTDIRTYGKQPGNARPAWTTCVGRGGSLQSCPDLTLTSHPEREPVNSRNPRGFQLNREKKRETRPGRWITCSETSGSKSLF
- the LOC137612129 gene encoding cyclin-Y-like isoform X1, producing the protein MGGTTSCCVSGSPKPSRNTHSRLESYQQESDLSREDTGGNLQHISDRENVDGKQHCLGLDELNLEPNPSDHPRASTIFLSKSQNDVRDKRRSLFISDLAVSRRKYSSCSTIFLDDNTVSQPNLKYTVKCVALAIYYHIKNRDTDRGMLLDIFDEKLHPLSKSEVPLDYDQRPPEQRQIYRFIRTLFSAAQLTSECAIVTLVYLERLLTYADIDIRPGNWKRIVLGAILLASKVWDDQAVWNVDYCQILKDMTVEDMNELERHFLELLQFNINVPSSVYAKYYFDLRSLSETNSLSFPLEPLSRDKALKLEVLLLFILLLLLLLLLNPSVKSDFSPPFRPFPGCATTDIRTYGKQPGNARPAWTTCVGRGGSLQSCPDLTLTSHPEREPVNSRNPRGFQLNREKKRETRPGRWITCSETSGSKSLF
- the LOC137612129 gene encoding cyclin-Y-like isoform X5, whose product is MLLDIFDEKLHPLSKSEVPLDYDQRPPEQRQIYRFIRTLFSAAQLTSECAIVTLVYLERLLTYADIDIRPGNWKRIVLGAILLASKVWDDQAVWNVDYCQILKDMTVEDMNELERHFLELLQFNINVPSSVYAKYYFDLRSLSETNSLSFPLEPLSRDKALKLEVLLLFILLLLLLLLLNPSVKSDFSPPFRPFPGCATTDIRTYGKQPGNARPAWTTCVGRGGSLQSCPDLTLTSHPEREPVNSRNPRGFQLNREKKRETRPGRWITCSETSGSKSLF
- the LOC137612129 gene encoding cyclin-Y-like isoform X3, producing the protein MGGTTSCCVSGSPKPSRNTHSRLESYQQESDLSREDTGGNLQHISDRENVDGKQHCLGLDELNLEPNPSDHPRASTIFLSKSQNDVRDKRRSLFISDLAVSRRKYSSCSTIFLDDNTVSQPNLKYTVKCVALAIYYHIKNRDTDRGMLLDIFDEKLHPLSKSEVPLDYDQRPPEQRQIYRFIRTLFSAAQLTSECAIVTLVYLERLLTYADIDIRPGNWKRIVLGAILLASKVWDDQAVWNVDYCQILKDMTVEDMNELERHFLELLQFNINVPSSVYAKYYFDLRSLSETNSLSFPLEPLSRDKALKLEAISRLCDDRYKDVRKAARKRSASVDNLCGTGWVPAILS
- the LOC137612129 gene encoding cyclin-Y-like isoform X4, which codes for MGGTTSCCVSGSPKPSRNTHSRLESYQQESDLSREDTGGNLQHISDRENVDELNLEPNPSDHPRASTIFLSKSQNDVRDKRRSLFISDLAVSRRKYSSCSTIFLDDNTVSQPNLKYTVKCVALAIYYHIKNRDTDRGMLLDIFDEKLHPLSKSEVPLDYDQRPPEQRQIYRFIRTLFSAAQLTSECAIVTLVYLERLLTYADIDIRPGNWKRIVLGAILLASKVWDDQAVWNVDYCQILKDMTVEDMNELERHFLELLQFNINVPSSVYAKYYFDLRSLSETNSLSFPLEPLSRDKALKLEAISRLCDDRYKDVRKAARKRSASVDNLCGTGWVPAILS